From the genome of uncultured Methanobacterium sp.:
CTCTTCAACAATAATATTTCTCATACAAGATCCCTCTAATGTTATAAAAACCTATTATAATGATTAGGTTAAATCTATCTTTATGAGTTATGTGTTTATAGTAAATAAAACTAAGGGCACCAATCTAGGAAATGCAGATGTAGCCGACAGTTTTTTCTCCCGTTTCAAGGGATTAATGTTAGTTAAAAAGTTAGAAAGAGCTCTTATTCTAAAATTACCCTCAGATAGAAGTCGGAGAGCTTCAGGTATTCACATGTTCTTCATGCGCATATCCCTGGATGTTATATTTGCTGATTCTGCCATGAAAGTGGTGGATACTGTCACCCTT
Proteins encoded in this window:
- a CDS encoding DUF192 domain-containing protein, with translation MSYVFIVNKTKGTNLGNADVADSFFSRFKGLMLVKKLERALILKLPSDRSRRASGIHMFFMRISLDVIFADSAMKVVDTVTLDPWTTYTPVAPARYVIELEKGKLAESNTQIGDELDFTCESA